Genomic window (Granulicella arctica):
ACCGTGCGAATCCTGAGCCGGTAAGCCATAACGATCGCAAGCGAGCATGCTGCGATACAGCCGAGGATGAAAGACTTCGTCTGGTACCAGGCCGGAAGGATCGTGAACGAGAGTGTAGCTTCCTTAGTGCTCCACACTCCATCGGCATTGCTCGCTACAACGCGAAACATGTAGTGGCCTGGTCCTAGATCGGTATAGAAGGCATCTCTCAGCTTGGTGATGTCTTGCCACTCCTTGTCATGCCCATCTAGGCGATAGCGAAATTGGAGTCGCTCCGGGACGCTCAGCGAAGGTGCTGTGTAACGAAGGTCTACATCCTCTGTCAGCGGGGCAAGATCTATTCCTTGCACTGCTTTGTGCTCGACGTGGCGGGCCACGATCGCTTCTATTTGCACCGGCGGTGGAGGAATTTCCGTTCTGGAATGCGTCGGATCTACAACCTGTACCTCTGTGCCATTCGCAAACCAGAGATCGCCGTCTGTCGATATCGCTACAAGCGAAGAGAAATCTGCGATATTCGGCAGAGCGCCATCGAGGACATCGAAAAGACGAGATGTTACAGAATACTTCGGGTCCGCCTTGAACCTCGATAGCTCTGCACTGGCAACAAATACCAGCCCACATGAGGCGTAGGCCCAAAGGTTCTCGTTATGATCGAGGATGATGGAGTGAATGTGAGCGCACGGAAGGCCATTCGTCGTATCGAGGAACCAGGAATCCCGCTGGTTGAAATACTCAATGCCGCGAGCGGTGGAGGCCCACTTCGATCCATCTCTGGAGAAGGCGAAATTGTTCCGCCTGATGATAGTGTGAGGACTCCACGGTTCAATCCGACCTTGGTCGTCGAGAATTAGGGCATTACGGGAGTTTCCCAGATCCAGGAAGAGTCCACCATCCGGATTCGCGGCCATAACATTAGGGTCAGAGTGCAGACTCACAGATTCGAGAGATTCTGAGGCGGAATCGAAGCGCAAGAGTCTGTAAGGCCGGCCACTCACGAGTACGAAAATATTCTGCTGCGTATCCTCCACGATTCCAACCACCACTCCACTGGACCTCTTATGATGGTCGAGGATTCGGGTAAAGCGGCCTTGTGAAAAGACATAGAGATCAGTATCGACCCCGACCCAAAGCCGTCCGGTGTGATCCTCCATGATGGAAGTCACGCGCTGGCCTGGAAGGCCGTCCTTTTTTAGGTAATTGGTTACCTGCCCATTCTTCAGGAAGCTGAGGCTGCCGCGGTTTCCGATCCAAACTCCACCATTCTTCGACGACGCGACGGAATCGACGTAGTCGCCAGCGAGTCCCTCGCTGGTGGAGAATGTCCTGACGATGAGGTTTCGAAAACGGTCCAATCCTCTCTTCGTACCAACCCAGACATCGCCCTCGCGGTCTTCGTAGAGGCTAGACACAGAGTTTCCCGATAGTCCCTCTGTCTCCCCAAAGTGATCAATCCCGTCCGGTCGGATTCGAAAGATTCCTTGATCGGCTGTACCGACCCAGACCGTACCGTCACGATCAATCAGTGTAGCCGTAACACTCCAAAAGCTATTTGATGAAGGCGAGGTATAGGCATCACGCCAAATATTGTCGCTAAGGCTTTGTAAGCCAAGACCGGGCCCCGTTCTTGCGATACCGACGAGAAGGGAGCCATCGGGGCGCGGCGTGAGGGATTCGATCCCAGTGGACGCCTCCGCGGAATCGAGTTCTGGGTGGGGGTAGGTTCGGAAAGCCCCAGGTCGACCGTGCAGAAGATGCGTTGAGTCTGCGACCCAGATGTCTCCATTCTTGTCGACGGCGAGGGCCTCGGCATACGGTAATGGGATACCGTCTACTGCCGTGAAACAATGCATTGCCTTTCCGAGGACTTCGCAGAGGGCACCTTCACCTGGAGAAATCCGGGATCTCGTGAACCAGACTGTGCCTTGGTTATCCAATCGGATCGCATTAACGTGCGAGCGCGGCCCCTCGATGCGTTCCGACTGACCATGCTTCATGTGGCGGATAGATTGCGAAGTCCCAACCCATAGGCTTCCGTCAGGAGAAGCCTCCAGTGTAGTGATCATCCCGTCGCCGGCTGGAAGGAACCGCACACCGTCATATCTGAGCAGCCCGTTATCGGTTCCAATCCAAAGGTATCCGTCTGCTGTCTGACTCACAGCGTTCACTGCCCCGCTGAAGGCACCGTCGCGGATACGCCAAGCGGTGTGGCCCAATTGAGATACACGCGAGTCCGGTTCAAGGGCGCAACAAGGACCGCTTGCCGTTAGCAGAAGACCAAGCGCGACGAGTTGAACGACACCTCTCATAGATGCGGTCAAATCTCCAATAGACCGCGGCGGAGCGCGATCATGACGGCATGTGTTCGATCATTTGCTTGCAGCTTTTGGGAAAGGTTCTTAATATGAAAATTTACCGTGGCTTCTGCTATGTTCAAGTCGGACGCGATTTGTTTGTTTCGTCTTCCATCCCGGATAAGTCTCAAGACACTCAGTTCTCGCTCTGTCAGCTTCTCGTCCGCCATTCGTTCCGCGACGCGGGTCGCGAATCTGTGTGGAACATGCTTGCTACCCTCATGCACCGACTGGATAATGGCAACGAGATCTTGCATCGGTAGGCTCTTAAGCACGTAGGCCGAGGCACCTCCGCGCATGGCACGGCGTATATCCGCGTCGTCCTCGGATGTTGTTAGGATGACCACGCGTGCATCTGAATTCATCTTTCTGATTTCTGCCAGAGCGGCGAACCCGTCGGTTCCAGGCAAACGCAAATCCAGAAGCGTGACATCTGGAGCATGACGGCGATATTGCTCCAGCGCTTCCAAGGAGTTTGACGCCGTGGCAATAAGTTCCATGTCAGGCCGCAGGCTGAGCACTGCTCGCAAGCCCTCGCGAAAGACCGGATGATCTTCTACGCTGAGGATACGAATTGTCGGTACTTTGCTCATTGTGAACAAACCAAGTCGCATAGGTCGCTGTTGTCAGTTTATCGCTGCCATTCCTTCCTTGCTGCGTCGATTGCCCCAGCGGACGCGCGAAGTTCCGCGATCTCCGCGGATGTGGGTTGACTTTGTGAGCTTACCTGCCACCCGTTGAGTCGGACTTCGAGAGGAATACCGCAAACTCCGTGAATATCGTGGAACTGGCCGCTCAATTGAACTTGCCCATGCACCCTTCGTCCGTCCGCGACCACCGCGGCGGAAAGGATCTCTAGCGTTGCGTTGGCCGTGGCATTGGGCGTCGAGTGAATCTGCGATTGTGTGATGAACGGTTCGACCATGATTCTTGTGCTGGGGGCAATCTCTTCCATGAGTTCGTACGCCTCCGCAAGCTGATGAGTTGAGATGAGTTCCTCAAGCCTTTTGCGTGTCATGGCAGCCTCTTCCTTGATATTGGTATGCTCATACCGCGCCTTGAGTGCATCCAGGCGAGAGGTACTCTCAGGATCGTCGACGGTTAGATGAACGGAGCTCCACATAGGAACCATTGCCTCCCCGTGTTCTCCGAGCACGCTTGCCCGGACGAGCGAGCGATGAACGCCGAGTTGCGAGGCAATTGCACGGGCAAAACGAAGCGAATCCTGTTGCGCACCGATGCCAATGACCTTCTCTGGGCCTAAATGGGCTGCAAAGATCGCGACGGCAAGTTCCACGGGATTGCTGACGACGAGAAAGAGGGGGCAGCCCGCTGACTTACGGAATCGCTCTGCCAGTCTTTCGAAAAGAGGGAGATTGGCGTGGGCAAGATCGCGGCGAGTTCGTCGATTCTTTGAAATTGTTTGGCCCGCCGCAATCACGACAATGTCAGTGCAAAGATGTTCGATCGATGCACAAATTATGAGGCGGACCGCAGCTTCGTCAAAGGCATCCAGTAGGTCCATACGTGTTGCGTAGAGCCGACCGTTACTTTCAGGGGTACCTCGACCAAGAAGGATGATTTCGTCACCTGGATTGAGCACAGAGCTTTTCAGCATGTGCATGAGAAGCGTCGAGCCTACGGCGCCTCCTGCTCCGACAATTGCTACCCGCAGTGCCACTCGCTCTTCTCCTTTTGTAGCTTCCAGGACATTTCAATCGCCCGTCACATCAAATATTGACGATCTGTTTGCAGCCAGCACAAAAGCTCGCCTGCGTGTCTTTTCTCACACTCATTTTGGAGAGTACTGATAGCCGTTGCCTTACCCTCCAACATTCAGCTTCCGCACAAGTAGTTCTTCCGATGTGCGCCATAGCCGTTCCGCCATGACGAGATCGGTAAGATACTTACTGCCTCCAGTAATTTGGCAGTCGGCCCAATACTGTCCTGAGACCCCTTCCACCAGTGGGCTGGCCGCAAGCAGGCATTGTGTCGCGGCCCCCTGTGACGCGGTTTTGAAAAACAGCTCAGCAATGGAGAGAACAAGAGAAACGGGAAACTGGATGCTGCGATTGAGATCTGTTCCTCTAACCGCTCCGGGATGAAGGGAGTTCACCACAATTCCACGGGGTGCCAGGCGGCGTGATAGCTCGCCTGCGAATATCGAAAGAGCAAGCTTTGACTGGCCGTAAAACTTCGACGCACTATAGTCACGGTGACCATCAAGATCATCAAACCGGATGCCTTCCTTCGGAGCTTGATTCTTGCCGGCACTGCTACTGACTATCACTACCCTACCCTTCTTATCTGGAAGCTTAGGAAGCAGCTTATTTACTAAGAGAAAGTGTGACAGGTAATTCACGAGGAACTGCATCTCGATTCCATCGCGCGTTGTTGCTTGCTTCGATCCCGTGATGCCTGCATTGGCGACGATCACATCAATCTTCTCGAAGCGTTCGGATATAAAGTCCGCAGCATGTATCACCGATTGGAGGTCCGACTGGTCGCACCCCACGGCCGTTGCTTGAGTGTCCGTCCGCAAGCATGCGTTTTGAGCCTTATTAAGTGAGCGAGCAATACCGATGACCCGTGCGCCCTTCGCACTCAGAGCCCGCATCGTCTCGAATCCTATGCCGCCACTGCAACCTGTAACCACGACCGTTCTATCTGAAAGGTCGAGACCGGCAAGCACTTCATCCGCAGTCGATTTGGACCCAAATGGCGTCTTGATCATGAGTTTTCTCCAAAAACGTCCCGATTTTGGAAGATACGGGATCGTCTATTCATTTGATTACCTGCCACTTCGTCCCATGTGCTCAATCCTAAGGTTTTCGAGTCCGATCTTGCTGTGGAGACGTGAGGAGTGCGGCTCGCGGCTGGACGCCGCCGAGCCGCATCCGTGCACAGACCAATGATCCTGTGTCTATTCCTTCGCTGAATGCATCGCCATGAGCGCTTATGGGCGTTGTGACTGTCCATTTCCAAAAATGCGTGCTAGCGTAGCCAACATGACAGACTTGCGCCTTGCGTCGAAAGGGCACGTCTGTGCAACAGGTTCGGAGACTTGCTGCACAGCCTGAAGTTTGGGCCTTGGAGAAAACTCATGTGTTTCTTGATATATCGAGGCAACGTCCGTCCATTGCTGATTCGAGTGGCCAGCTCCCGAGCCGACGCGAGATGATCTTCGGCGCCCTAGCAACAGTCGGAGTTGGTTATATAAAACAGGAGAAATCGATGGCGAACAAACTAACCCTTGTTGTACGATTCCGCATTCCCGAACCGCAGAAGCAGATGTTTCTGGCCAAGCTCCGCGACGTGTTCACGCATATCGTGAAGGAGGAAAACTTCGTTGAGGCATCTCTCGTAGAGGACATGCGAGATCCTGAGAGCATCCTGAATTATGAGGTTTGGGATGAAACTCCTGATTCGTTTATGAAGAGCCAAATGACCAGACCTTATCGGGCTGACTTCGAACAGATGATTGCTGACCTGAAAATCGAGCGGACTCCGGCCTTGTATTCAACGATCGAGGACTGGAAGAGGGCTTAGCGGGAGGGCATCAAGGTGAGCAACGGGACTAGAATCATGTGGAACGGCACCGTCTGGGCTCTTCCATTTCCTGAGCAGCTGAAGGCCGCAAGGATTGCCGGCTGTACTTCCATCGCTATCACTCCGTCGGACTACAACAAGTGGCTCGGCACAAGTACGCCAACCTCAGATCTCAAGTCTATGGCGAGGGATGAAGGTGTGGAAATTACTCATCTCGATTAGTTCGTTCGCTGGACAAACGATTGGAAGCCAAACCTGCGCGGCCTGAACTTTCCTATCGACATTGTGGGTTTCGACGCCGACGACTTTTTCCGTATGGCAAGCGCTCTCCAGGTCAACTCCTTCACTGCGTGGAGTGGGTTCGCTTCTGGGCGCTATTCTCTAGCCGAAATTGAGGACGCATTCGGCCAGCTTTGTGCACGCGCATCTCAGGAAGGGCTTCGTTGCGACCTTGAGTTCATCCCAGTTTTAGGTGTTCATTCATTGAAAATGGCATGGGATATCCTACGACATGTCAATGCCGAAAATAGCGGCATTGTCTTTGACTTCTGGCACTATATGCGAAGCGGACCCGATGAGGCATTATTGCGCAGCATTCCTGGCGAGAAGATCACAGCAGTCCAGCTATGCGACGCGACCGCCTACGTTCCTGAAGGGATGTCGCTCGCCTATGACGGTTTGAATAACCGTCTAGCTCCAGGCGATGGAGCATTCCCAATTGTCAGCCTCGTCAAGACGCTCCGAGAAATGGGTGCCCTTAACAATGTCGGAGTCGAGGTGTTCTCGCCACGTTTTGATCGCTTGGATGCACAAACAATTGGGAATCTCACGCGCGAAGTGTTTGATCGCTTTCTTGCATCAGATTGGTCCTAGATTCCCGATACGGTTTACAGCAGTTTAGTCTCCGTTTGCTCACGCTACCTGACTCCAGCCTTTGAGCTGGAGTTTGTGCATGTGCACTTAGGAAACACGTGATGTTGCCGCTGCCTCGAAGCCTTGAGCGAGTGCATCGATCCAAAGCCGAGCTTCTGGACACATGGGTACGAGTCATACCCAGTACAACAAAAGAGAGCGGGCCAAGGGCCTTAGACGTCCGAATTGCAGAACCCGCGGGCAGCGTCCAGTTATTTGCGCGGCCCACCCATATGAAAGCGAGTGACGACAAGCTATGAAGGACATTCTCAACCTTATTCCGGCGCAGGAAGGTGTTCGCGAGATCAAGCCAAACGAAGGAAAGCCTTTTGATCTGGGCCCAGTACACTTTCGCTGGAAGGTTCGCAGCGAAGATAGCGCACATACCTACACGATGTTCGAGCTGCATTTGGCGCCGGGCGGCGGAGTCGACCTTCACAGCCACGCCTCTCCCGAGACTTTCTACGTACTCGAAGGCGAAGCGACCTTCTTCCGTATCACAAAGGGCGTGCAGGAAGCAGTCCTCTGCGGTCCCGGGACGACTATCGTCATCCCGCCCAATGCTCTTCACGCGCTCTTCAACAAGAGCGACAAGGATTGCCGGTTACTCGATGTTTCCACAGGTTCTCATCAAGACTTCTTTGATTCGGTGCAGAAAGCCGACCGGGCGGAAAACTTTGCTGCTATGAAGC
Coding sequences:
- a CDS encoding ligand-binding sensor domain-containing protein, producing the protein MHCFTAVDGIPLPYAEALAVDKNGDIWVADSTHLLHGRPGAFRTYPHPELDSAEASTGIESLTPRPDGSLLVGIARTGPGLGLQSLSDNIWRDAYTSPSSNSFWSVTATLIDRDGTVWVGTADQGIFRIRPDGIDHFGETEGLSGNSVSSLYEDREGDVWVGTKRGLDRFRNLIVRTFSTSEGLAGDYVDSVASSKNGGVWIGNRGSLSFLKNGQVTNYLKKDGLPGQRVTSIMEDHTGRLWVGVDTDLYVFSQGRFTRILDHHKRSSGVVVGIVEDTQQNIFVLVSGRPYRLLRFDSASESLESVSLHSDPNVMAANPDGGLFLDLGNSRNALILDDQGRIEPWSPHTIIRRNNFAFSRDGSKWASTARGIEYFNQRDSWFLDTTNGLPCAHIHSIILDHNENLWAYASCGLVFVASAELSRFKADPKYSVTSRLFDVLDGALPNIADFSSLVAISTDGDLWFANGTEVQVVDPTHSRTEIPPPPVQIEAIVARHVEHKAVQGIDLAPLTEDVDLRYTAPSLSVPERLQFRYRLDGHDKEWQDITKLRDAFYTDLGPGHYMFRVVASNADGVWSTKEATLSFTILPAWYQTKSFILGCIAACSLAIVMAYRLRIRTVRRDAQARYDERLAERTRIARDMHDTLLQTIQGSKMLADTALAQLNEQDEVKPRLQMLSTWLGNAMEEGRAALRSLRAPVIEQQTIESLLQDAVDDCALSGTMETSFELIGEPIAMSVCVREEIYRIGFEAINNGCLHSGGTNLKVQIVYAEDFQLRISDDGNGVDTKTLKEGRSGHFGLAGMRERARFLNAELAFTSSQGIGTEVSLTVPNSVLMENARPSKWSRLQRFVRGG
- a CDS encoding response regulator, with the translated sequence MSKVPTIRILSVEDHPVFREGLRAVLSLRPDMELIATASNSLEALEQYRRHAPDVTLLDLRLPGTDGFAALAEIRKMNSDARVVILTTSEDDADIRRAMRGGASAYVLKSLPMQDLVAIIQSVHEGSKHVPHRFATRVAERMADEKLTERELSVLRLIRDGRRNKQIASDLNIAEATVNFHIKNLSQKLQANDRTHAVMIALRRGLLEI
- a CDS encoding lactate/malate family dehydrogenase is translated as MALRVAIVGAGGAVGSTLLMHMLKSSVLNPGDEIILLGRGTPESNGRLYATRMDLLDAFDEAAVRLIICASIEHLCTDIVVIAAGQTISKNRRTRRDLAHANLPLFERLAERFRKSAGCPLFLVVSNPVELAVAIFAAHLGPEKVIGIGAQQDSLRFARAIASQLGVHRSLVRASVLGEHGEAMVPMWSSVHLTVDDPESTSRLDALKARYEHTNIKEEAAMTRKRLEELISTHQLAEAYELMEEIAPSTRIMVEPFITQSQIHSTPNATANATLEILSAAVVADGRRVHGQVQLSGQFHDIHGVCGIPLEVRLNGWQVSSQSQPTSAEIAELRASAGAIDAARKEWQR
- a CDS encoding SDR family NAD(P)-dependent oxidoreductase, translating into MIKTPFGSKSTADEVLAGLDLSDRTVVVTGCSGGIGFETMRALSAKGARVIGIARSLNKAQNACLRTDTQATAVGCDQSDLQSVIHAADFISERFEKIDVIVANAGITGSKQATTRDGIEMQFLVNYLSHFLLVNKLLPKLPDKKGRVVIVSSSAGKNQAPKEGIRFDDLDGHRDYSASKFYGQSKLALSIFAGELSRRLAPRGIVVNSLHPGAVRGTDLNRSIQFPVSLVLSIAELFFKTASQGAATQCLLAASPLVEGVSGQYWADCQITGGSKYLTDLVMAERLWRTSEELLVRKLNVGG
- a CDS encoding antibiotic biosynthesis monooxygenase family protein, with product MFLDISRQRPSIADSSGQLPSRREMIFGALATVGVGYIKQEKSMANKLTLVVRFRIPEPQKQMFLAKLRDVFTHIVKEENFVEASLVEDMRDPESILNYEVWDETPDSFMKSQMTRPYRADFEQMIADLKIERTPALYSTIEDWKRA
- a CDS encoding sugar phosphate isomerase/epimerase family protein; the encoded protein is MASALQVNSFTAWSGFASGRYSLAEIEDAFGQLCARASQEGLRCDLEFIPVLGVHSLKMAWDILRHVNAENSGIVFDFWHYMRSGPDEALLRSIPGEKITAVQLCDATAYVPEGMSLAYDGLNNRLAPGDGAFPIVSLVKTLREMGALNNVGVEVFSPRFDRLDAQTIGNLTREVFDRFLASDWS
- a CDS encoding cupin domain-containing protein codes for the protein MKDILNLIPAQEGVREIKPNEGKPFDLGPVHFRWKVRSEDSAHTYTMFELHLAPGGGVDLHSHASPETFYVLEGEATFFRITKGVQEAVLCGPGTTIVIPPNALHALFNKSDKDCRLLDVSTGSHQDFFDSVQKADRAENFAAMKPKVAAHRLSEIARENEMYLAAYDVNTEREV